One Fuerstiella marisgermanici DNA window includes the following coding sequences:
- the uvrA gene encoding excinuclease ABC subunit UvrA, giving the protein MTSTVPPEAPPHATCLPMSPTQAAIELTGVRVHNLKNFDLKIRRNALTVICGVSGSGKSSLAFDTLFAEGQRRYVETFSPYARQFLDRVERPDVDRIEGIPPAIAIRQNARGHSSRSTIGTRTELLDYLRVLFAKAGQVTCPDCSVLAVSMTPDQAAQHLLNVGAGRRAMLVFAAADGIDPQEYLQRGYTRAIVAGATESLESVDGEAPNVRIVADRIRIDKASTTRISESIEQAFTQTDGTCFALIDAGDDSDSAAAELIDGKEWTAVRLSRELFCPVCDRQFPVPTSESLNFLSPLGACETCEGFGQISGLTFEKVVPDTSLSLRDGAIQPWTTPAYRHELDELLELASAFDIPCDVPFSELTDRHRQVIHDGVPERDFGGLVGFHRWLVRHRYKQGVSVFLNRWRSWLTCPDCQGSRLSINAATVQFGDRTITEAGELELDELAAWLDESLAAVSSDLQSSLSAVIRQLRTRLQFLIDSGLGYLSLARSMATLSGGEAQRVVLTAALGSGLINTLYVLDEPTSGLHADDTAKIITATKNLQRAGNTVVVVEHDCDFIQAADQIVEIGPGAGEAGGEVVFQGTPAALVEDGNTATGRLLTLDADAALPEDNRRTTRRVAEQWLNFSGLTCHNIQDLTGRIPLGVICAVTGVSGSGKSSLVVDSLYPALRKSLGLPLDSEDHGRIESLSGVDAISNVVLLDQSPLPRSRRSIPATVMGCFDDIRKVMSETHEAKKRNYKPGMFSFNSSKGGRCEVCDGHGVVTIEMQFLADIQTTCEACAGRRFRPEVLDVRYRDRSIHDILQMTAEEAFTFFNGHRRIQQRLNALRQAGLGYIRLGRPVATLSGGECQRLRIAALLAGVDFDSGEPPTANRQATKTASSEQGRTLFILDEPSTGLHGQDIAALMKCLNHLVEIGHSIIVIEHDAAVIRHVDHVIEMGPGAGRLGGRITQQTQVESRHED; this is encoded by the coding sequence ATGACTAGCACCGTCCCGCCAGAAGCACCTCCGCATGCAACATGCCTTCCGATGTCGCCGACACAGGCTGCGATCGAACTCACGGGGGTGCGAGTCCACAACCTGAAGAACTTCGACCTGAAAATCCGCCGAAACGCGTTGACGGTCATTTGTGGCGTGAGCGGTTCTGGCAAAAGCAGCCTGGCATTCGACACGTTGTTCGCGGAAGGCCAGCGACGTTACGTCGAAACGTTCTCGCCTTACGCACGCCAGTTTCTGGACCGCGTCGAACGGCCGGACGTGGATCGCATTGAAGGTATTCCCCCCGCAATCGCAATTCGACAGAACGCGCGCGGGCACAGCAGCCGCAGCACCATTGGGACTCGGACGGAGCTTCTGGACTACCTGCGAGTGTTGTTTGCGAAAGCTGGTCAGGTCACGTGCCCGGATTGCTCGGTTTTGGCCGTGTCCATGACGCCCGACCAGGCCGCGCAGCACTTGCTGAACGTGGGCGCCGGTCGGCGAGCGATGTTGGTGTTCGCGGCGGCGGACGGTATTGATCCGCAGGAGTATCTGCAGCGCGGCTACACACGAGCCATCGTCGCCGGGGCCACTGAGTCTCTGGAATCCGTCGACGGTGAAGCGCCGAATGTTCGAATCGTGGCGGATCGAATCCGCATCGATAAAGCTTCGACCACTCGTATCAGCGAATCCATCGAACAGGCGTTCACTCAGACCGACGGCACCTGCTTCGCGTTGATTGACGCGGGTGACGACTCTGACAGCGCCGCTGCTGAATTGATTGACGGCAAAGAGTGGACAGCCGTTCGATTGTCGCGTGAACTATTTTGCCCGGTCTGTGATCGTCAGTTTCCGGTGCCTACGTCGGAATCGTTGAATTTTCTGTCGCCGCTGGGAGCGTGCGAAACGTGTGAAGGCTTCGGGCAGATATCCGGGCTAACGTTTGAGAAAGTCGTTCCGGACACGTCGCTCAGCCTGCGGGACGGTGCGATTCAACCATGGACCACGCCTGCATATCGGCACGAACTGGACGAACTGCTGGAGCTGGCTTCGGCGTTTGACATCCCGTGTGACGTTCCATTTTCCGAACTGACCGACAGACATCGGCAAGTGATTCACGACGGAGTACCGGAGCGGGACTTTGGAGGACTTGTGGGCTTTCACAGGTGGCTGGTACGGCATCGATACAAGCAGGGCGTATCCGTATTTTTGAATCGGTGGCGTTCATGGTTGACGTGCCCCGACTGCCAGGGAAGTCGCCTATCTATAAACGCCGCAACCGTGCAATTTGGCGACAGAACGATTACCGAAGCCGGGGAACTGGAATTAGACGAACTTGCAGCATGGCTGGACGAATCACTGGCGGCTGTGTCCTCCGATTTGCAGTCGTCACTGTCAGCCGTGATTCGTCAGCTTCGCACACGCCTGCAGTTTCTGATCGACAGCGGCCTCGGCTACCTGTCACTAGCACGCTCTATGGCAACGTTGTCTGGCGGTGAAGCTCAGCGAGTCGTCTTGACCGCGGCGCTGGGCTCCGGTTTGATTAACACGCTCTACGTTTTGGATGAACCAACCAGCGGCCTGCACGCAGACGACACCGCAAAAATCATCACGGCGACAAAGAACCTGCAGCGGGCAGGAAATACGGTCGTGGTTGTCGAACACGATTGCGACTTCATCCAGGCCGCCGACCAGATCGTCGAGATCGGGCCGGGAGCAGGCGAGGCGGGCGGCGAAGTCGTTTTCCAGGGGACGCCCGCCGCACTGGTGGAAGACGGCAACACCGCGACCGGACGACTTCTTACCTTAGACGCTGATGCTGCTTTGCCAGAAGATAATCGTCGCACGACACGACGCGTTGCAGAACAATGGCTGAATTTCAGCGGGCTCACATGCCACAACATTCAGGACCTGACCGGCCGAATTCCGTTGGGCGTCATCTGCGCTGTGACTGGCGTCAGCGGGAGTGGGAAGAGCTCACTGGTGGTCGATTCGTTGTATCCGGCACTGCGAAAATCGCTGGGATTGCCGCTGGATTCTGAAGACCATGGCCGCATTGAATCTCTGAGTGGCGTCGATGCGATTTCCAACGTGGTGCTGCTGGATCAAAGCCCGTTGCCACGTTCACGACGTTCCATCCCGGCGACGGTGATGGGGTGCTTCGACGACATTCGCAAAGTGATGTCGGAAACTCACGAAGCAAAGAAGCGAAACTATAAGCCGGGCATGTTCAGCTTCAATTCGTCAAAAGGCGGCCGCTGCGAGGTGTGCGACGGTCACGGCGTGGTCACGATCGAAATGCAGTTCCTCGCCGACATTCAGACCACATGCGAAGCCTGCGCGGGGCGACGCTTTCGGCCTGAAGTTCTTGACGTGCGATACCGCGATCGCAGCATTCACGACATTTTGCAAATGACGGCCGAGGAAGCGTTCACGTTTTTCAACGGGCACCGCCGCATTCAGCAGCGACTCAACGCGCTTCGGCAAGCCGGGCTGGGCTATATTCGTTTGGGACGACCGGTGGCCACGTTGTCAGGAGGCGAATGCCAGCGACTGCGAATCGCCGCGCTGTTGGCCGGTGTGGATTTCGATTCCGGAGAACCGCCAACCGCCAACCGACAGGCGACAAAAACTGCCTCATCAGAACAAGGCCGCACGTTGTTCATACTGGACGAACCGTCAACAGGTTTGCACGGACAGGACATTGCCGCGTTGATGAAGTGCCTGAATCATTTGGTGGAGATCGGTCATTCGATCATCGTGATTGAACACGATGCCGCTGTGATCCGGCATGTCGACCATGTGATCGAAATGGGACCAGGAGCCGGCCGTCTTGGAGGCCGGATAACGCAACAAACACAAGTGGAGTCACGTCATGAAGATTGA
- a CDS encoding metallophosphoesterase family protein: MRILQLTDLHIFAAPNVRLKGIPTRESLQDVVVHVLATEQPFDHVIITGDHTHDERPESYQAVRDILAPWSDRLSQIPGNHDDRAVLRQVFSDRVARSDSDRINFQRTAGDWLLLGLDTHVPGEVAGNIEERQIAWLTERLSASDQPSVALFLHHPPVEIGSEWMDAIGLNGRELLQEVVKNDDRIRLICCGHVHHEFQSTIGNAAVFTTPSTGIQFDPAGATPNFAADAPGYRVIEFDGADFETHVGRLPTVKYVPDND, from the coding sequence ATGCGAATTTTGCAACTGACCGACCTTCACATTTTTGCTGCGCCTAACGTGCGTCTCAAGGGGATTCCCACGCGGGAGTCTCTCCAGGACGTCGTGGTTCATGTGCTGGCCACGGAACAGCCATTTGATCACGTGATCATCACGGGCGATCATACTCATGATGAACGCCCGGAAAGCTACCAGGCCGTGCGAGACATTCTTGCGCCGTGGAGTGATCGGCTGTCACAGATCCCCGGCAACCATGACGACCGCGCTGTTCTGCGGCAGGTTTTTTCCGATCGTGTTGCCAGGAGTGACAGCGACAGAATTAATTTCCAACGAACCGCCGGCGACTGGCTGCTGTTGGGCCTTGATACTCATGTTCCCGGCGAAGTCGCAGGTAACATCGAAGAGCGACAAATCGCCTGGCTGACCGAACGACTGTCGGCCAGCGACCAGCCATCTGTCGCCTTGTTCCTGCATCATCCGCCCGTAGAAATTGGTAGCGAATGGATGGATGCGATCGGACTGAACGGTCGCGAATTACTGCAGGAGGTCGTTAAGAACGACGATCGCATTCGACTGATCTGTTGCGGCCACGTCCATCACGAATTTCAATCGACCATTGGCAACGCGGCGGTGTTCACAACTCCTTCTACCGGAATTCAGTTTGACCCGGCCGGTGCAACGCCGAACTTTGCGGCCGACGCACCGGGCTATCGAGTCATCGAATTCGACGGGGCTGACTTTGAAACTCATGTGGGTCGTCTGCCGACTGTGAAGTACGTGCCTGACAATGACTAG
- a CDS encoding MoaD/ThiS family protein has product MKIEVLYEAQLRQLAGAPSMHFEMAEDSTLLDVLRRAAEEGGSEFGAKLLSPEGGLQPGILVFIGEQAVAADAVPQQSVQDGDSILLLPPISGG; this is encoded by the coding sequence ATGAAGATTGAAGTTTTGTACGAAGCTCAACTACGCCAGTTGGCCGGTGCGCCATCAATGCACTTTGAAATGGCCGAAGATTCCACGTTGCTGGACGTGTTGCGACGAGCGGCAGAAGAAGGCGGTTCGGAGTTTGGCGCGAAGCTGTTGTCGCCGGAAGGCGGCCTTCAGCCGGGCATCCTGGTCTTCATCGGCGAACAGGCCGTCGCTGCCGACGCCGTGCCGCAGCAGTCGGTCCAGGACGGCGATTCAATCCTGCTGCTACCGCCCATTTCCGGCGGCTGA